Part of the Pseudomonadota bacterium genome is shown below.
TGCTTCGCGGGGGGACACTCTTGACTATCGCTCGCCCAGTGGAGAAACAGCTTGAATTTGCTTTTAACGCGAAACTCAAGAATGTCCCCAATCACGGTGACCCCGCTTCCAATTTCCCCCGCCCTCCCTTAGTTAAATCAATAAGTCAACAACGTCCCTTTTTGGGTCTTCCTACAGGTTAACTATGAATCCCTGAGTCTGCGGCTATTTTCACTTGACAAACAAGGGCTATCCATTGTAAGCGAACTCTAGTTTCTGCTTGTTTTTCTCTGGTTTGATTGAACTTTCAGCCATACTTTTTCCCGCTTTTCCACCCTATCCGCGCCGGGCAGGCTGGATCCAATGGCAATATAAAAAAGCAGTTTCGTCACCCATTTATCATTTTATTCATAGTAATTACCGCTATTTTCACAAAACAGTTTATTCAAAACAATCTTGAAATAACCGTTAAAGGAGGTACAAAACATGTCAATGCTAGATAAGACCTGCAAGGAATTCAACGAAGTTCTGGCATCAAAAGCCGCAGTCCCCGGTGGTGGTGGTGCCGCGGCACTGGGTGGTGCAATCGGAATGGCCCTCTCCAATATGGTCGGGAATCTTACGGTCGGCAAAAAGAAGTATGCTGAAGTGGAAGATGAGGTGAAGGTACTGATTGAAAAAGGTAATCAGGTCATCGCTGCCCTTGAAAATCTGGTGGACAAGGACGCCGAAGTATTCGCACCCCTCTCCAAGGCCTACGGATTGCCGAAAGACACCCCTGAGCAGCAGCAGTTCAAAGCCGAAACCATGGAGAAATGCAGTATTGAAGCCTGCTCGGTACCCATTGAAATCATGCGCCAGGCATATGCCGGCATCAAAATCCATGAACGCATGGGACAAATTGGCACCATGCTGGCCATCTCCGACGTTGCCTGCGGCGTAGCCTTCATGAACGCGGCCTTAATCAGCGGCAGCCTGAACGTAATCATCAATCTGAATACCATTAAAAATCAGGATTTTGTCGGCAAAACCAGAGCAGAAATGAACCAGTTGCTGGAAGATGGTCAGCGCATTGCCGATGAAACCCTGAAACTGGTCATCGGAAAGCTGACTAAGTAAAGCGATAACTGTAAAAGTAATTGATGTATAGCAGCGCAAAAAATTTCAGCAAATATTAAAGTTTTGGAGGAAGCATAATGGCAGAAGTATTGAAAGGTAAACCCGTCGCTGACGCGATGAAGGAAGAATTGAAACAAAAAGTCGCGGCCCTGAAAGGACGCGGCATCACTCCCACCCTGGGTATTGTCCGGGTCGGTGCCCGTCCTGATGATCTTTTCTATGAAGGTGGCGCCAAAAAAACTTGTGATGTCGTCGACATGGCCTACCAGGTCTTTGAATATCCGGAAGATATCAGCCAGGAAGATTTTGAGCAGGCAATCATTGAAGTGGGAAACAACAAGGCCATCAATGGCATTCTGATGTTTGCCCCATTGCCCAAACATCTGGATGAGAAAAAAATCAGAACCATGATTCCGGTGGCAAAAGACGTGGACTGCCTGACTTTGGGCGGCGCCGCTAAAATATTCGCTGATGACCCCACTGGAATGCCTCCCTGTACGCCGGCCGCCTGCATGGATATGCTGCATTTTTACAACATTCCCATCAAAGGGAAACGGTGCGTCGTCCTTGGGCGCTCGCTGGTAGTCGGCAAACCGGTGGCCATGTTGCTGCTGCGTGAGCATGGCACCGTAACCCTATGCCATTCCAGGACTCTGGATTTACCTGGCGTCTGCCGGGAAGCCGAAATTCTGATTGCCGCTGTCGGCCGGGCAAAAATGGTCAAGGCCAATTTCGTCAAACCCGGACAGATTGTCATTGACGTCGGCATCAACGAAGATCCGGACAGACCGGGAAAATACTGTGGCGATGTTGACTTTGCTGAAGTTGAACCTATCGTTGAAAAGATAACCCCGGTACCGGCTGGAGTCGGCTCCGTTACCACTGCCGTCCTCTGTAAACAAACCATTATGGCCTGTGAATTACAGCACGGTTAATACGCTCGGCACGGTTAATACGCTCGGCACGGTTAAAAAAATAAGCTTTTTTAAAGCCCGGCCCCGCCGGGCTTTTTCTTTTCAGCCGCTCAGAACCCGGAGACAGGTATGAGCACTATCAGACAAAAACTGGAAACCCGGGAAAAGCTCTACCTTTCCCCCCATGCGACATTAAGCAGCCAATCAAAAGGCAGGCAACACCAGGAGGCGGAAGACGCCTACCGAATGGCTTTTCAACATGACCGGGACCGGATCATTCACAGCAAATCGTTCCGGCGGCTGAAGCATAAAACCCAGGTTTTCCTCTCCCCCAGCGGCGACCATTACCGCACCCGCCTGACCCATACTCTGGAAGTTTCCCAGATTGCCCGCACCATTGCCAGAGCTTTGCAACTCAACGAAGACCTTACCGAGGCTATCGCCCTTGGTCATGATCTTGGCCATACTCCTTTCGGCCACGCCGGGGAAGCCGTCCTTGACCAGCTGCACCCTGGTGGTTTTCGCCATTTCTTTCAAAGTCTGAGGGTGGTTGAAATCCTGGAAAAGGAAGGCCGGGGTCTGAACCTGACTCTGGAAGTAAGGGACGGTATTGTTAAACACTCGAAAGGCAAAGGCGATATATTATCAGATGATTCCAACTGTTCCGCCTTCACTCTGGAAGGACAGATTGTCAGGCTGGCTGATATTGTTGCGTATGTAAATCACGATATCGACGATGCTATCCGGGCCCGGGTGATCGACCGGGATGATATACCGGCGTCCTGCAGCCGATTACTGGGGGAACGCAACAGCCAACGAATCAATACCATGGTAACTGATATTATTGACAGCAGCCGTGAAGCTGAAGCCCGATTGATGATCAGCCCGAAAATTCTGGAGTCCATTAGCCTGCTGCGCGATTTCCTTTATGAACGGGTCTATGACAGCACAATAGTCCACACTGATTTCATCAAGGCAAAACGGCTGCTGGAAGATCTCTACCAGTTTTTCATTGACAATCCGGATACCTTTCGGGAACAACACTACCAAGCCTATCTGGATACCGCGAGCCTGGAACAGAATGTCTGTGATTTCATTGCCGGGATGACTGACCGCTACGCCTTTTCCCTTTATGAAAAAATATTTCTGCCCCAGCCCTGGTTAATCAAGTAGCTGGTCTTCAACAAAATGAAAGCACTACCTTGAACCGGCAAATCCTGACTATCAGGAAATTATCATCCCACCAAAAGAAGATTATGACTTTAGGATAGTAGTTTTTTCATGTAAGGACTGGCAACAGATAGCGGTAAAAATCCTTAATTTAGATAGCAGAAAGGTTTTTAATGTCAGTATACGAACAAGTCTCACCGGGTAACTTTTCCGTCATTGTTCTTGATTTCGAGACGACTGGTTTATCGCCGGAATACGGTGACCGGGCCATTGAAATCGGGGCGGTCCTGATTGAAAACAACCGGGTCACTGATCGTTTTCAAAGCTTGATGAACCCTGGTTTTCGGATTAATTCCTTTATCGAATCATACACCGGCATCAGTAACAAGATGGTAAAGGACGCACCACCCTGCGGAGAAGTCATGGAACAGTTTGCAAAGTTCATCGGTGATCACCCCCTTGTCGCCCATAACGCATCATTTGACAGAAAATTCCTTGACTCAGAATTCAGCGTTATCGGAAAATCACGAAACAGCAATATGGCCTGTTCCATGCTGGTAGCTCGAAGGCTGTATCCGGATGCACCCAATCATAAACTGGGAACACTCGTTCGGTACTGTAATATTCCTACCGATGGAACCTTTCACCGAGCCCTCGCTGATGCCGAGATGACCGGTCATCTTTGGCTTTCAATGATTAATAAAATCAGGAAAGTTTTTGCCGTTAACCAGGTATCATTTGACCTGATGCAAAGATTATCCAAAATAACCAAGGCAAAAGCGCCGGAATATCTTGAAAAACTTGCGGGTAAAAATTGTTGACCAGGAGCAGAATTTAAAGGAAACTCTACCACACACACAAAGGAGTTTATCATGGGAGAAGATTTGGCAGCCCTGCAAAAGCTTTATGAAGTGCTGATGGAATGGGTAAATTTGGCATTTCCATTGCCCCCTTTATTGCCGCCCTTGGCGCTCTCGCCTTCGGCTGTACCTTTGCCCTGCAGGGCCCTCTTTCCAACTTCGGTGCCGGGATCACCATTATCCTGACCCGCCCGTTTGTGGTCGACAATACCATCACCATCCAGGGAGTCAGCGGCATCGTCAAGGAGATCACCCTGACCCGCACCATCCTTGACACCGAAGACGGCGAAGAAATCACCATCCCCAACAAGCATATTGTCGGTGAGATTCTTTGTAATTCATTCGCCAACCGGGTGGTGGAAGGTTCCATCGGCATTGCCTATCATGACAATCCCGATGAGGCCATTGAGATCATCAACAAAACTCTGGAACGTTTCCCCCAGGTGGTCAAAGAACCTAAACCTCAAATTGGCATTCAGGAATTTGCTGATTCGGCTATCGCCATCGGCATGCGCTACTGGGTACCGACCAACGAATATTTCCAAACTCTTTTTCAGGTCAACCAGAACATTTACAAAGACCTTATGGAGGCCGGCATCACGATTCCGTTTCCCCAGCAGGATATACACATTAAAACCCTGCCGGCCAACGACCGGACAATGTAAACCCCGGGAAATAATTCATAAGCAACCGGTTGCAATATCCCTTTTTTTGCGGTAAGTAATGCCATCTGAATAAGGGAGAAAAATTCATGGAAACATCCGTCATAATCGTGGTTGCCACAACCAGTCAGTCGCTGGCAACTTTTATCAAACAGGAGCTGTCGGAAACCGATGTTACCGTTCAATTATTGACTGATCCAGAACTATTTTTCAAGCGGCTTAAAAGCATCAAACCGGAACTGATCCTGTTAGACGCCAACTACCCTACCGGAGAAAAAAGTGCCAGTCTGACAAAGAGACTGCAAGATGATCTCACCTGGCAGGATACTCCACTGATTGTCATCAAGACTTTTTTTGAACCCTTTGATGAATCATTTCCTGAAATCAATACTGAGAATATTCTCACCCAGCCATTTACCCGTGCTGATTTGCTGGCTATTTTGCAGCGTGTGGCACCACAGGCAATCAACAACCACGGACAGAACCAGGACATGGATATGAGCAAAACAAATGAGACGCTGCAGGAACCTGAGGTGGCAAACAGCCAGGAAGGTACTATCATAGAACTCACGGATATGGTGGAAGAAGGAATACCGCTGGACCAGCTTAACCTGACAGATAACCTAGATTCACCTCCCCCGGAGACGGTCACGACTCAAGGTGCTGAGATGCCGGAGGATAAAGAACTTGAGGAGGACATTGCTTTTCCCAGTGACGCAGCCATCGATGAATTGGTATTTGCCGCCGGCGATGAAACAAAAATGGCAACCGATCTCTCCGTTTCTGATGAGAGCCCGACTGCCGACCAGACGGAAAAAGGTCCGATTAAAGAAACCATTGAAAAAACCTTGGATGCAGAATCAGAAACAACTGCAGCCCCTGAAGAGTTCCCCCCTGAAAGACCGGAAGATTATCTGACGCCGCATGACCCCCAGCAGGGAAATAAATCCTTTACAGGAACTCCAGAATCAGAATCCACGCCCCTGGCAACTGAATCGGAAACTGCCCGGACATCAGTGTTCACCGAACCGCAAACGGTTGATTTCTCTAAACAAATCGAAGGCCTCACCCAGGAATGGAGCAAAAAAATGTTGGTCAGCACCTATGCCAGCATGGATAAACTAATCCAGGCTCTCGGCGATATGGCCCCCACCATTGTGGAACAGGTGGCCAGGGAAATCATCCCGCCGCTGGCGGAAAAAATAATTAAAACTGAAATCAAACGACTGGAAGATAAAATTGAGGATGACCATAAATGACCTCTAATCACGAACCGATAAACCTGGATAAAACCTACGATCCCAATCTGGTTGAAGATAAATGGTACGCATTCTGGGAAGAGCAGGACTGTTTTGCCGCCCGCACCGACAGTAACCGACCGCCGTTTTCCATGGTGATTCCGCCTCCCAACATCACCGGCTCCCTGCATATGGGCCATGCACTTAATAACACCCTCCAGGATATCCTGGCCCGCTACCGACGGCTGAAAGGTGACAACGTTCTCTGGATGCCGGGAACCGACCACGCCGGAATCGCCACCCAGAACGTAGTCGAGCGACAACTCCACGCGGAAGGTCTGGACCGCCACCAGCTTGGCAGGGAAAAATTCATTGAACAAGTCTGGAAATGGCGTCAGGAATCGGGAAGCACCATTCTAAATCAGTTGCGCCGTTTGGGAGCCTCCTGTGACTGGAACCGTGAACGGTTCACCATGGATGAAGGTCTCTCAAAAGCGGTACGGGAAGTTTTTGTTACCCTGTACGAAGAGGGACTGATTTACCAGGGTGATTATATCACCAACTGGTGTCCCCGCTGCCACACAGCCCTTTCCGACCTGGAAGTGGAATATGAAGAACACGAAGGCTCATTATGGGAGCTGAAATATCCCCTGGCTGACGGCAGCGGTGAAATCATCGTCGCTACCACCCGGCCGGAAACCATGCTTGGGGACACGGCGGTGGCCGTCAACCCGGAGGATGAACGGTACCGGGATTTAATCGGCTCCGAAGTCATCTTGCCCCTGATGAACCGCCGCATCCCGATTATTGCCGATGCTTACGTGGACAAGGAATTCGGCTCCGGCGCCGTCAAAATAACCCCGGCCCATGACCCCAACGATTTTGACATCGGCCAGCATCATAATCTGCCGTCCATCACAGTGATGGACGAAGACGGTAAGATGAATGAAAACGCTGGCATTTACCAGGGGTTGACCCGCGAAGAGTGCCGGACCAGGGTGGTCAAAGATCTACAAGCTCAGAATTTATTAAACCGGACAGTTGCTTACGGCCACAATGTCGGCCATTGCTACCGCTGCCGCTGTGTTATCGAACCCTATCTCTCCAACCAGTGGTTCGTAAAAATAAAACCAATGGCAGAAGATGCCATTGCCGCTGTACGAGATGGCAGAACAAAAATCATTCCCGCCAGCTGGGAGAAAACCTATTTCAACTGGATGGAAAATATCAGGGACTGGTGCATTTCCCGGCAGATCTGGTGGGGACACCGGATACCGGCCTGGTACTGCCAGGAATGTCATGAAATCATCGTCTCCCGCACCGATCCGGACCATTGCCCCCGTTGCCAGAGCACCAACCTGGAGCAGGAAACTGATGTACTGGACACCTGGTTTTCCTCCGGCCTCTGGCCATTTTCCACCATGGGCTGGCCGGAAAAAACCAGGGAGCTGGAAATATTCTACCCCACTTCGGTACTGGTAACCGGCTTTGATATTCTCTTTTTCTGGGTGGCTCGCATGATGATGATGGGACTGAAATTCATGGGGGAAGTACCCTTTCATGATGTCTACATCCATGCCCTGGTTCGCGATGAGCACGGCCAGAAAATGAGCAAGTCAAAGGGGAATGTTATTGACCCCCTGATTATGATCGACAAGTACGGCACCGACGCCCTGCGTTTTACTCTTACCGCCTTCGCCGCCCAGGGGCGGGACGTTAGTATGTCCGAAGCCCGGATCAGCGGCTACCGCAATTTCTGCAACAAGATCTGGAACGCAGCCCGTTTCGCCCTGATGAACCTGGACGGTTTTCAACCGGACACCAGGATTGACCCTGTTGATTATTCGCTGGCTGACCACTGGATTCTTCACCGGCTCCGGGAAACCATTGTGGCAGTAGATGAAGCCTTTACCCAATATCGTTTCAACGAAGCGGCCCAGGCCGTTTACCAGTTTACCTGGCATGAATTCTGCGACTGGTACCTGGAACTGATTAAACCTGACCTATTCCAGGATGATGACCATATACGCCGGGCCGCCACCCAATCGGTTCTCCTTTACACCCTTTCCGCCCTGGTGCGGCTTTTACACCCGATCATGCCCTTTATCACCGAGGAAATCTGGCAAAAATTACCGGGAACTAGCGACTCAATCATGCGGGCTGATTTTCCAACAATTGAAACAGACCACCGGCAGCCGGAAGCAGTCCAGAAAATGGAACAGGCCATGGCCGTCATTGGCGGCGTTCGCAACATCCGCGGTGAAATGGAACTGCCGCCATCGCTTAAGGTGGAAGCCATTGTCTGCTGCGCCACGGCTGAAACAGCGGACGAAATCAATGCCGCCGCCCCCTATATCCGCAACCTGGGCCGGTTGAAATCCTTCAGTTGCAGCCATGGCGGGAAGCCACCGGCCCAAGCCGCTTCAACCCTGGAAGCCGAAATGGAAATCTACGTCCCCCTGGCCGGTATTATCGATTTCGAGTTGGAAACCACCCGATTAAACAAGGAACTGGCCAAAGCTCAAAAAGAACTGGCCCAGGTGGAAAAAAAACTGGCCAATGAAAAATTTTTGGCTAAGGCTCCCGCAGAAGTAGTGGCCAAGGAAAAAGCCAAGCAGGAGGAACTGGCGTCTAAAGCGGCCAAAGTTACAGACAGCCTGGAAAAAATCATGCAGCTGGCCGCCGCTGACCGTTAACATTTGACCATGTCAAATCCCAGCCAGGAGCTGTCAGCCCCAAATGCGTTCCTTACCCTGGAACATACCGGCGCCCAGGTTCGCCTGGACCATTTTCTCCATCAACATTTCCCTGATATATCGGTAAAAAAATGGAAGCAGGCCATCAATACTGCCAAGGTGTCTGTGGACGGTCAAGTGGGACGCAAAGGAAGTATCCTTTCAAACTCTGCCAGGGTAAACCTGCCGGCCTGGCTGCCGGCGTCTTTAACCCCCGGCCCACCAAGGGCTGACACAACCATCAAACCGGTAATCATCTTTGAAGATGATGAATTACTGGTCATCGACAAGCCAGCCGGAATCCATACCCATCCCCTGAACGGAAACGAGCTTGGGACCCTGGCCAATGGTCTGATAGCCACATATCCCACGCTCAACGGAATTGGTTTCAGTCCCTTACAGCCGGGATTGCTGAACCGCCTGGATCGCGACACTTCAGGCCTCGTACTGGTAGCAAAAAGCCAAAAAAGCTGGAAAAAATACCGGCAGTTATTTAGCACCAGACAGCTTACCAAGATCTACCTGGGTATCGTCCACGGGATTGTTGCCGCCCCCCTGACCATCGATACTCCCTTAATTCATCATCCGCAATACCCTGAACGGATGAGCACCGTTATTCCAGATCATTTTACCGGCCGTCGTTTCTCAGCGACAACCATAATAGAACCACTTAGTTATTTTTCCGCATCTACCGAGGTCCAACTGACCATGAAAACCGGGGTTATGCACCAATTACGGGTCCATTCAGCCCTTTCCGGTCATCCCCTGGTCGGAGACCTTCTCTATGGTCAACCAGAGAACAAAGCCATTGATGAGCAAACCGGCCGCCTGCTGCTGCATGCTTTTCAACTGCAGTTTCCCGACGGCCGGCAGTTTACCGCTCCCATCGATTGGAATAAAGCATTATGATTAGGAGTCAGGAAAAGCAGGTTATTTACCTGGGAATGGGAGTTAATATTATTCTCATCGTCGCCAAACTGGTAGGCGGCTTGCTGTTTTCCTCCCTGGCCCTGGTGGCTGACGGCATTCATTCAATTTCAGACTTAATCACCGATTTCATTATCCTCTGGGGCCTTTCACTGGCTGCCAGACCGGCTGACAAGGGACATCCCTACGGCCATGGAAAACTGGAAACCATGGCATCCCTGCTGGTGGCCGCCCTGCTGTTTTTCGTCAGCTTTGGCATCATGAAAAAAGCATTTTTCTGTTTTCTCCAGGAAGCGCCGCATATCATCAATGAGCGCTGGGTAATTGCCATTGCCCTCCTGTCAATGATCGGCAAGGAATTTGCCTATCGGAAAACCATAAACCTGGGAACCCGGCTACACAGCCCGGCCCTCCAGGCTAATGCCTGGCATCACCGCTCCGATGCCCTGTCATCCATGGTGGTCCTTATCGGTGCCCTGGCCGGCTGTCTGGGCTGGACCCGGGGCGATCCCTCCGCTGGTTTTATTGTCGGCATGATGATCGCCTATGTGGCTTTTCGTTTGACCCGTCAGGACCTTGGCCAGTTGCTGGAAAGCGCCATTTCACCGGCCATCCAGCAGGAAATCGAAGACGCCATCAACCGTTTTCCCGACATTATTTCCTGGCACCAGCTGCGTACCAGGCAGGTGGGCAGGGAGATTTTTCTTGATTTTCATATCCTGGTTGACGGCAACATGCGCGTTGTCGACAGCCACAATCTGTCCCATCGACTGGAAGGATTCCTTAAAGAAACCCTCGACTATCCTCTTAATATTATTATCCATATAGAACCTGGAAACAAAAACTAACTCCCCCTAAGTTCATTTTATTATATCACAAAATTTTCCCGCTAATTTTTTTCTTGACAATCAGAATAAAGTTTTTTATAGTGCATTTTGTTAGGGAGCATTAACATACTGATAAGGATCAAACAATGACCAATGTCATAACTCCTGATCTTTCGCCAACTCAGGAAGATTACCTGTCTGCCATTTATCAGATTATCAAAACCCAGCAGGTAGCCCGGGTCAATACCATTGCCAAAAAACTGCGGGTCGGCCTGTCTACGGTTACCGCAGCTTTAAAAAGCCTGGCGGCGAAAGAATTGATTCATTATCAGCCATACAGCTATGTTACCCTGACGGAAACCGGCACTACCATTGGCGAACAGTTAGCTCAAAAGCACCAGGTATTGCTTGATTTCCTCACTGCCATCCTGGCGTTGCCCCCGGATGAGGCCGAAATCAATGCCCATCGCCTTGAACACGCGATTGATGAGGAGGTACTCCAACGGATCATCAGCTTTATTTATTTTCTGAAAGAATGTCCCCGGGGAGGGATGGACTGGATAAAAGAGTTTCACCATTTTTATGAAACCGGTTCCCGTTCCTGCCAATGTGAGCAACGTTTCAACAGCTGGCTGACAAATATTTGTCCCCGCCGGACAAACACATCAGCACCAAAAGGAGAAACATCAATGAATGTAACCTTAGCGGAACTCAAGCCTTCGGAACAAGGCACCATCATCACAGTCCGGGGAGCCGGACCAACGGGAAAACGATTAATGGAAATGGGGTTTACCCCGGGAAGTACGATCACGGTGGAAAAAATAGCCCCTCTGGGCGATCCTATCGAGGTCAGGGTTAAAGGCTACCACTTAAGTTTACGCCGCGAGGAGGCTGCCGGCATCAAAATTGAAAAAATTATAAAATAATGACTGCATACCGAAAAAAAGGAGTTACCATGAGTTTAGCACATATTGAAACCGGCTCAAAAGTACTGGTGGAAAACCTCAGTGCCGGCCAGCGTTT
Proteins encoded:
- a CDS encoding mechanosensitive ion channel family protein, which translates into the protein MGKFGISIAPFIAALGALAFGCTFALQGPLSNFGAGITIILTRPFVVDNTITIQGVSGIVKEITLTRTILDTEDGEEITIPNKHIVGEILCNSFANRVVEGSIGIAYHDNPDEAIEIINKTLERFPQVVKEPKPQIGIQEFADSAIAIGMRYWVPTNEYFQTLFQVNQNIYKDLMEAGITIPFPQQDIHIKTLPANDRTM
- a CDS encoding metal-dependent transcriptional regulator — its product is MTNVITPDLSPTQEDYLSAIYQIIKTQQVARVNTIAKKLRVGLSTVTAALKSLAAKELIHYQPYSYVTLTETGTTIGEQLAQKHQVLLDFLTAILALPPDEAEINAHRLEHAIDEEVLQRIISFIYFLKECPRGGMDWIKEFHHFYETGSRSCQCEQRFNSWLTNICPRRTNTSAPKGETSMNVTLAELKPSEQGTIITVRGAGPTGKRLMEMGFTPGSTITVEKIAPLGDPIEVRVKGYHLSLRREEAAGIKIEKIIK
- a CDS encoding deoxyguanosinetriphosphate triphosphohydrolase, with translation MSTIRQKLETREKLYLSPHATLSSQSKGRQHQEAEDAYRMAFQHDRDRIIHSKSFRRLKHKTQVFLSPSGDHYRTRLTHTLEVSQIARTIARALQLNEDLTEAIALGHDLGHTPFGHAGEAVLDQLHPGGFRHFFQSLRVVEILEKEGRGLNLTLEVRDGIVKHSKGKGDILSDDSNCSAFTLEGQIVRLADIVAYVNHDIDDAIRARVIDRDDIPASCSRLLGERNSQRINTMVTDIIDSSREAEARLMISPKILESISLLRDFLYERVYDSTIVHTDFIKAKRLLEDLYQFFIDNPDTFREQHYQAYLDTASLEQNVCDFIAGMTDRYAFSLYEKIFLPQPWLIK
- a CDS encoding cation diffusion facilitator family transporter; this encodes MIRSQEKQVIYLGMGVNIILIVAKLVGGLLFSSLALVADGIHSISDLITDFIILWGLSLAARPADKGHPYGHGKLETMASLLVAALLFFVSFGIMKKAFFCFLQEAPHIINERWVIAIALLSMIGKEFAYRKTINLGTRLHSPALQANAWHHRSDALSSMVVLIGALAGCLGWTRGDPSAGFIVGMMIAYVAFRLTRQDLGQLLESAISPAIQQEIEDAINRFPDIISWHQLRTRQVGREIFLDFHILVDGNMRVVDSHNLSHRLEGFLKETLDYPLNIIIHIEPGNKN
- a CDS encoding cyclodeaminase/cyclohydrolase family protein, which translates into the protein MSMLDKTCKEFNEVLASKAAVPGGGGAAALGGAIGMALSNMVGNLTVGKKKYAEVEDEVKVLIEKGNQVIAALENLVDKDAEVFAPLSKAYGLPKDTPEQQQFKAETMEKCSIEACSVPIEIMRQAYAGIKIHERMGQIGTMLAISDVACGVAFMNAALISGSLNVIINLNTIKNQDFVGKTRAEMNQLLEDGQRIADETLKLVIGKLTK
- a CDS encoding valine--tRNA ligase, giving the protein MTSNHEPINLDKTYDPNLVEDKWYAFWEEQDCFAARTDSNRPPFSMVIPPPNITGSLHMGHALNNTLQDILARYRRLKGDNVLWMPGTDHAGIATQNVVERQLHAEGLDRHQLGREKFIEQVWKWRQESGSTILNQLRRLGASCDWNRERFTMDEGLSKAVREVFVTLYEEGLIYQGDYITNWCPRCHTALSDLEVEYEEHEGSLWELKYPLADGSGEIIVATTRPETMLGDTAVAVNPEDERYRDLIGSEVILPLMNRRIPIIADAYVDKEFGSGAVKITPAHDPNDFDIGQHHNLPSITVMDEDGKMNENAGIYQGLTREECRTRVVKDLQAQNLLNRTVAYGHNVGHCYRCRCVIEPYLSNQWFVKIKPMAEDAIAAVRDGRTKIIPASWEKTYFNWMENIRDWCISRQIWWGHRIPAWYCQECHEIIVSRTDPDHCPRCQSTNLEQETDVLDTWFSSGLWPFSTMGWPEKTRELEIFYPTSVLVTGFDILFFWVARMMMMGLKFMGEVPFHDVYIHALVRDEHGQKMSKSKGNVIDPLIMIDKYGTDALRFTLTAFAAQGRDVSMSEARISGYRNFCNKIWNAARFALMNLDGFQPDTRIDPVDYSLADHWILHRLRETIVAVDEAFTQYRFNEAAQAVYQFTWHEFCDWYLELIKPDLFQDDDHIRRAATQSVLLYTLSALVRLLHPIMPFITEEIWQKLPGTSDSIMRADFPTIETDHRQPEAVQKMEQAMAVIGGVRNIRGEMELPPSLKVEAIVCCATAETADEINAAAPYIRNLGRLKSFSCSHGGKPPAQAASTLEAEMEIYVPLAGIIDFELETTRLNKELAKAQKELAQVEKKLANEKFLAKAPAEVVAKEKAKQEELASKAAKVTDSLEKIMQLAAADR
- a CDS encoding 3'-5' exonuclease encodes the protein MSVYEQVSPGNFSVIVLDFETTGLSPEYGDRAIEIGAVLIENNRVTDRFQSLMNPGFRINSFIESYTGISNKMVKDAPPCGEVMEQFAKFIGDHPLVAHNASFDRKFLDSEFSVIGKSRNSNMACSMLVARRLYPDAPNHKLGTLVRYCNIPTDGTFHRALADAEMTGHLWLSMINKIRKVFAVNQVSFDLMQRLSKITKAKAPEYLEKLAGKNC
- a CDS encoding RluA family pseudouridine synthase — protein: MSNPSQELSAPNAFLTLEHTGAQVRLDHFLHQHFPDISVKKWKQAINTAKVSVDGQVGRKGSILSNSARVNLPAWLPASLTPGPPRADTTIKPVIIFEDDELLVIDKPAGIHTHPLNGNELGTLANGLIATYPTLNGIGFSPLQPGLLNRLDRDTSGLVLVAKSQKSWKKYRQLFSTRQLTKIYLGIVHGIVAAPLTIDTPLIHHPQYPERMSTVIPDHFTGRRFSATTIIEPLSYFSASTEVQLTMKTGVMHQLRVHSALSGHPLVGDLLYGQPENKAIDEQTGRLLLHAFQLQFPDGRQFTAPIDWNKAL
- a CDS encoding bifunctional 5,10-methylenetetrahydrofolate dehydrogenase/5,10-methenyltetrahydrofolate cyclohydrolase; translated protein: MAEVLKGKPVADAMKEELKQKVAALKGRGITPTLGIVRVGARPDDLFYEGGAKKTCDVVDMAYQVFEYPEDISQEDFEQAIIEVGNNKAINGILMFAPLPKHLDEKKIRTMIPVAKDVDCLTLGGAAKIFADDPTGMPPCTPAACMDMLHFYNIPIKGKRCVVLGRSLVVGKPVAMLLLREHGTVTLCHSRTLDLPGVCREAEILIAAVGRAKMVKANFVKPGQIVIDVGINEDPDRPGKYCGDVDFAEVEPIVEKITPVPAGVGSVTTAVLCKQTIMACELQHG